From Acidimicrobiales bacterium, the proteins below share one genomic window:
- a CDS encoding SDR family oxidoreductase, which yields MADLTGRTALVTGATSGIGKATAIALAEAGATVAVSGRDKDKGQGVVEEIRSAGGSAVFVAADLADAEAALDLAARANESLGGRVDILVNSAGIFPFGPTDSIDEPTVDAVYALNVKAPWFLVAAIAPGMAARGSGAIVNVSTMVAQFGAEGMALYGSSKAAVELLTKAWAAEYGPKGVRVNAISPGPTRTEGTAAMGEALDQLASLAPAGRPATPEEIAAGIVFLVSDEASFVHGAVLAADGGRAAT from the coding sequence ATGGCTGATCTGACCGGCAGAACTGCACTAGTCACGGGCGCCACCAGCGGAATCGGGAAGGCCACTGCAATCGCCCTGGCCGAAGCCGGAGCTACGGTCGCGGTGAGCGGCCGAGACAAGGACAAGGGGCAGGGTGTGGTCGAGGAGATCCGCTCGGCTGGAGGTTCAGCGGTGTTCGTGGCTGCCGATCTGGCAGATGCCGAAGCTGCCCTTGACCTCGCTGCTCGTGCCAACGAATCCCTGGGCGGCCGGGTGGACATCTTGGTCAACAGCGCGGGCATCTTTCCCTTCGGTCCGACCGACTCCATCGACGAGCCCACTGTCGATGCCGTCTACGCCTTGAACGTCAAGGCTCCCTGGTTCCTGGTCGCCGCGATCGCTCCGGGGATGGCTGCTCGAGGTTCGGGGGCGATCGTCAACGTGTCGACGATGGTCGCCCAGTTCGGGGCCGAGGGGATGGCGCTGTACGGGTCGAGCAAGGCCGCGGTGGAGCTGCTGACCAAGGCCTGGGCGGCGGAGTACGGCCCCAAGGGCGTGAGGGTGAATGCCATAAGCCCTGGTCCCACCCGCACTGAGGGCACCGCCGCGATGGGAGAAGCTCTCGATCAGCTCGCATCACTTGCGCCCGCCGGTCGCCCGGCCACCCCGGAGGAGATCGCCGCGGGAATCGTGTTCCTCGTCAGCGACGAGGCGAGCTTTGTCCACGGAGCCGTGCTCGCGGCCGATGGCGGGCGCGCGGCTACCTGA
- a CDS encoding metalloregulator ArsR/SmtB family transcription factor — translation MSAGLGYWSMHLVPPERAHRRVIDGNRVCSAIEALEDQAAILHWANRFSVLADLTRLKVLTCIKVAGPISVSDLAAAADLNDDTTSQALRHLRASQAVTTERDGRVVRYRIADPSIEYLLDLVASPAPT, via the coding sequence GTGAGCGCCGGTTTGGGATACTGGAGCATGCACCTGGTACCCCCGGAGCGAGCGCACAGAAGGGTCATCGACGGCAACCGTGTTTGCTCCGCGATCGAGGCCCTCGAAGACCAGGCGGCCATCCTTCACTGGGCCAACCGCTTCTCGGTGCTGGCGGACTTGACTCGCCTGAAGGTGCTCACGTGCATCAAGGTCGCGGGTCCGATCAGCGTCTCCGACCTCGCCGCGGCGGCCGACCTCAACGACGACACCACATCCCAAGCCCTCCGTCACCTGCGAGCGAGCCAGGCGGTCACCACCGAAAGAGACGGGCGCGTCGTCCGTTACCGCATAGCCGACCCAAGCATCGAGTACCTCCTCGACCTGGTCGCTAGCCCGGCGCCCACCTGA
- a CDS encoding HoxN/HupN/NixA family nickel/cobalt transporter, translating into MTETLGGTGRGGVVLSTAERARLGLMAAVVLAINVIGWGIFIFAIAPHHFRYKGLGIGLGVALTAWTLGARHGFDADHISAIDNTTRKLMADGSRPLGTGFFFALGHATVLVLVGAGLCVAARAVFGAIVDPASSFETTGGVIGTSLAAGFLYLIAALNLVVLAGILKVFRRMRQGGFDEEELERQLQARGLMYRFFGRFVRSITKSWHMFFVGAVFGIGFDTATEVLLLSATATAATQGLPWYAVLSLPLLFAGGLTIFDTLDGFFMNFAYGWAFARPVRKVYYNLVITGLSIAVALLIGTIEIASVLSDKLNLHGGIWDLMANFDINQAGYIVVGLFIAVWFAAVTYWKFARIETRWATSVIDQPE; encoded by the coding sequence ATGACCGAGACGCTTGGGGGTACGGGTCGAGGAGGGGTGGTGTTGTCGACGGCCGAGCGAGCTCGGTTGGGCCTGATGGCCGCGGTGGTGCTCGCGATCAACGTCATCGGCTGGGGCATCTTCATCTTTGCCATCGCCCCGCACCACTTCCGGTACAAGGGCCTCGGGATCGGCTTGGGCGTTGCGCTGACCGCGTGGACCTTAGGGGCGAGGCACGGCTTCGACGCCGATCACATCTCGGCTATCGACAACACCACCCGAAAGCTCATGGCCGACGGCAGCCGGCCGTTGGGCACCGGCTTCTTCTTTGCTCTCGGTCATGCGACAGTCCTCGTTTTGGTCGGTGCCGGGTTGTGCGTCGCGGCGCGGGCAGTGTTCGGGGCGATAGTCGATCCTGCTTCGAGCTTCGAGACAACCGGAGGGGTGATCGGAACTTCCCTGGCAGCCGGGTTTCTATACCTCATCGCGGCGTTGAACCTGGTCGTTCTGGCTGGAATCCTCAAAGTGTTCCGGCGGATGCGCCAGGGCGGCTTCGACGAAGAAGAACTCGAGCGCCAACTCCAGGCGAGAGGGCTCATGTACCGATTCTTCGGACGGTTCGTGCGATCAATCACGAAGAGCTGGCACATGTTCTTCGTCGGAGCCGTCTTCGGGATCGGCTTCGATACCGCCACGGAAGTGCTGCTCCTCAGCGCGACAGCAACAGCAGCAACCCAAGGCCTCCCTTGGTACGCGGTCCTTTCTCTGCCCCTGCTCTTCGCTGGCGGGCTCACCATCTTCGACACCCTCGACGGGTTCTTCATGAACTTCGCCTACGGGTGGGCCTTCGCCCGGCCGGTCCGCAAGGTGTACTACAACCTAGTCATCACCGGACTGTCCATCGCCGTCGCGCTGTTGATCGGCACCATCGAGATCGCCAGCGTTCTATCGGACAAGCTCAACCTTCACGGTGGCATTTGGGACCTCATGGCCAACTTCGACATCAATCAGGCCGGTTACATAGTCGTTGGGCTCTTCATCGCCGTTTGGTTCGCCGCTGTCACCTACTGGAAGTTTGCCCGGATCGAAACCCGCTGG